The region CCTCGCTCCGCGCTGGTGCAACAATAATCATCGACGAATCGCATATGTTACCTCCCGGAATAATACAGGAAATAGCGGCAGACGGCAGGAAATTCGGCGTCAACATCATACTCGCCAGCGGGAGCCCGACAATTTTCGAAAGGTCGACACTCGGCGGCATGTCATCCCACTTCCGAAATATATTTACACTCAGGCTGGGCAAACTCACTGCGCCCACCGTGGCACGGATGCTCGGCACAGAGGACATAGAGGAGATAAGAAACCTTCCTGACCTGACTGCACTGGTAAAGACAAAGGACGGGATCACCAGGATAAAGATTGAACCTCTCATGGACGGTGTGGAGGAAATAGACGCAGCCATTGAGAGAACAAAGACGGAGTTTGGCACAGAAGACGACTCGCTGCCTTCACAGTTATCACCACACAAAGGGAAGCTGTTTGATTTCCTGTAGATTGTCGCGATTGCTGAGAAACAGGGCAAACCGGATATGGGGTTGCAATTTTTGCCACTTTCGGTCGAGCACAATGGAGCAGAAATGGCGACTAATCGAAGACTGTGAAAAGCGAGGTTGGTATCCTGAGCTGACTTGTGAAGCCGGGAAACCATTCAACATAAGTGAATAAGTGAAAATGATGAAAATATGCACTATTGCTCTTCCTATTTTCCGGTTCGTCTGCGCGACTTTTCCAGCTTTCCTG is a window of Candidatus Sysuiplasma acidicola DNA encoding:
- a CDS encoding ATP-binding protein is translated as MAREDWWMAVRDKIERVVLDEPARSVLCRRKGNVNLPREIRHGRSIVADINIEALGWNTAALISSILMSMFWVVASSLRAGATIIIDESHMLPPGIIQEIAADGRKFGVNIILASGSPTIFERSTLGGMSSHFRNIFTLRLGKLTAPTVARMLGTEDIEEIRNLPDLTALVKTKDGITRIKIEPLMDGVEEIDAAIERTKTEFGTEDDSLPSQLSPHKGKLFDFL